In the Candidatus Ryanbacteria bacterium CG10_big_fil_rev_8_21_14_0_10_43_42 genome, CGGAGAATTATTATATTTGCAAAATCTCAGGCTATTTCTCGTATCGCCATTTCCTTTTCAGATTTTTTATTTCCGCAGGTGACTATATCAAAAGAAGAGATTGCGGAACTTATTGCTGTTAATATGGAGATGGCAAATTTTGATTTTGTGGATTATAAAACGAAACCGAAAAACGGATGGCCGTGGGTTTTGAGTGTGGTGGTTATGGGTGATATTTCTAAAAGTGTCCGGGCGGCGTTTGTTAAAGGAAGTATTATAGGAGAAGAAGTTAATGCGTGCCGGCACCTCGCGAATATTCCCGGTGGAGAAATGACACCGAAACGTCTTGCGGAGGAAGCAAAAAAAGCCGCAAAGGGTACACCAATACGCGTAACCGTTTTTGATGAAAAAGAGATAGCGCAAAAAAAGATGGGAGGCATAATAGGGGTTTCCCGCGGTTCGGGTGAAGTACCGCGGTTTATCATCATGGAGTATGCGCCACCCAACGCAAAAGGAAATCCTATTGTGTATATCGGTAAGGGCGTTACATTTGATACGGGAGGACTTAATTTAAAACCCGCCGATGGCATGTATGAGATGCATATGGATATGTCGGGAGGGGCGGCTGTTATGCATGCCGTCGTAGCGGCGGCAAAACTGAAATTAAAGCGCCATGTTATCGCCCTTATTCCTGCGGTGGAAAATATGCCGTCCGGGTCAGGGTATCGTCCGGGAGACGTACTTATATCACTTTCAGGCCGCACTATTGAGGTTCTCAATACGGATGCCGAAGGGCGTATTATTTTGGCGGACGCCATAACATATGCAAAAAAATATAACCCTTCTCTTATGGTAGATGTAGCCACGCTTACCGGAGCTTCTATGGTGGCGCTTGGTATGCGGTGCAGTGCTTTATTTACGACAGATGCGCAAACTGAAAACATGATCCGCAAAGCGGGAGAAGAGTCGGGAGATTATGTGTGGCCGCTTCCGTTATGGGATGAGTATGATGAAGATATTGCCGGCACGTTCGGGGATATTGCGAATACCGGAAAAAATAAGTATGGAGGCGCTATAACGGCTGCTAAGTTTTTACATGCATTTGCAAAAGATGTCGATTCTCCGTGGGCTCATATTGATATAGCTCCCCGCATGACATCCATTGAAGGGGATTACCTGGCTAAGGGAGCCGCCGGTGCGCCGGTGCGGTTATTGGTTAAATTACTCGAAACGTATTAGTATTGAAGTATAGTCGAATATAATAAACCAAGTCGGTACTATGAAATTAGTCAGTAGTGCATTTGAAGACACAACACCTATTCCGCCGGAATATACATGCGACGGGAACAATATAAATCCGCCGCTCTCTATCCAAACCGCACCGCCGGGAACAAAGAGTTTTACACTTATCATGAGTGACCCCGATGCTCCGGGAGAAATATGGATTCACTGGACAATGTGGAATATTCCGCCGGATACATCCGAAATAGCGGCGGGTATTTCTCCAAAAAATGCTTCAATTCCCGGCACGTCCAATATAGCGCGTCATGCCGTTGAGGGGACGACAAGTTTTAATACAAAAGGATACGGCGGTCCGTGTCCGCCGAGCGGGACTCACCGGTATATATTCCGCCTGTATGCACTCGATATTCCTCTTAATATTCCTCTTACGTCGCGTGTTTTTCAAATAGAGGAGGCAATGAGGGGGCACGTATTGGGAGATGCTTCTCTTATGGGTACTTATTCCAAGTAAGAACAATCTTACCCATTAACAAACATGTATGTTTGAAGCCATTATACTAGGAACCATACAAGGCGTAACGGAATGGCTTCCAATTAGTTCGGAGGGCATTACAACACTTGTGTACACGGCTCTTACGAAAAATACCGTACCTCTTGAGGAAATTATTCGCCTTTCTTTGTTTTTACATGGCGGCACTTTTTTGGCCGCCTTGGTATATTTTTGGAAAGATGTGCGAGACATTATACTGGCTCTTTTCTGGCGGGAGAAAACGGAGGAAATACATCACCTTGTCCGATTTCTTATTATCGCAACGGGTGTTTCGGGTAGCGTGGGATTGATATTATTTTCCGGCATTAAAATAGCAAGTGACTGGTTACAGGTGGGCGGGAGTGGTATTACGGGACTTATTGGTATGTTTCTTATTATAACGGGCGTACTTCAGCTTACTCAAAAAAAGGAACATAGTAACATACGAGAAACAAGGGACTTGACCATGAAGGATGCTTTAGTGTTGGGTGTTGTGCAGGGATGCGCTGTTCTGCCCGGTCTTTCCCGTTCCGGTATTACAGTAGCGGCGCTTTTATTTCGATCATACGCCACAGCATCCGCCTTGCGCGTAAGTTTTTTAATGAGTTTACCGATAGTATTGGGAGGAAATATTCTTTTAAATAGTAAAGAATTTGCCATTACACCGCCTCTTATGGCAGGTTTTTTTGTTTCGTTTTTCTTTGGATTCCTCACTATTAACGGCCTTCTTAAGCTTGCTCAAAAAATAAACTTCGGTTATTTTGCGCTTGGATTTGGCGTACTTGCGTTACTGGCGGCATTTATATAAAAACACCTCCGGAGAGGTGTAAACAAGACGATATTACGACATTCTTTTTTCGCGGGCGTGTATAAGTGTTTTGCGCAATGATTCAGTTTGAAGCCCGAATGTCTCACAGAGACTCTCGAACGCAAAAGGCCACTCACGTTCTTTCGAGAGTATCCACCGCTCTTCTTCCCAAAAATCAGTCTCACCATTCGGAAGAACAAAATTCTCTATTCCGTCGGTAAACACCAACCATTTAAACACCAACTCATTGGTCATGAATCCCGATAATTTTTTGTCAGATAAGAGACTTTCAAAACATGGGAAAAATGGAAATGAAGTGAGGGGTTCCATCGCTGTGGGGGAGTTGGTAAAGATGGACTCTTTTTGGCATGGCATTCTACACCTCCCAAGGATTTCTTTTTTTATAATACATCATTAATTTAATTTGTCAATTCATATATGCGAAATGCTTCATTTCCGCGTTTGTTAGCGATGATGCGCGTCGGCATAATGCCGGACGCATGCAATTGATTCTCAAAATTTCTGCCGACAGGCGTGAGGAATTTTTGCGTTTTAAGGGGTATGCCTTCTGCCGGTATGATAATAATTGTTTTTGTAACACCAACACGGTCAAATAAATCAGGACCCTGCTCACTAAGAAAACTAAGATACTGGTCAATGGGAATTACAGGCCATGCATGATAAATCTGCAATCTATCTAGTATCCATAACTGTCCCATACTTTGGATGTTTCGGTCGTATAATATAAGAAGCGGATAAGGTTCTTTCCCTGCGCGTTCCGCTTCAGTAAGAGATTTTTTATGAATTTCGCTGATGAATGCATACTGTGATTCAAAGGCGAATGCCGGCATGCGCCCGTCCAGTTCTTTTGTGATATACGCATTAAGTTCATTGTATCCCCAGGCATAGTTATCGAATCTGCTTTGCGAGAATGTCCATAATTTAGCACCGTAGGGATATGATATTAATTGAGTATTTACTGAATATAGAAATTCAATCAATAAAAACACACTAATAATTCCCACACGCATTCCTATGCGGAAGTTAGACTTTCGTATTGCTGTCGAAAGAAAGTAAGCTATGCCAAGCGCCATGAATGGCGTAAGAAATGATATGAAGCGAAGGGAGGGGCCGATAAGCCCAATAATTAAAAGGAGAATCCATCCAAATGAAAGAAGTAAAAGGGTATGTTTACGGAGAATTTCTACACAATTCTTTTTACATGTAAAAAGAAATCCCATAATACTTACCGCAAACATAGAGAGAAAAATCCAGGAATTAAAACCGATAGTATTAGGAACAAATGACGCAAGGCGCGCATTTATGGTTGGAAATTGTTCTTTGCCCGGTGCGATCTGCCATACAGCCGGATGTTGTCCAAATATATATGAGAGCTGAAAGTCAAAATGACCGACGGTCTTCCATAAATGGTAATTGTATAAAAGTACGGGACTAAAAATTATAGTTCCGATTCCGGCACCGATCCATAATTGCCGCGACCATAAATAATCCCGATGAAACAAAAGGAGATAACTTCCAAATATAGGTATTAGCACAAAAAGCGTATATTTTGTAAGAAAAGCTAATCCAAGAATCGCTCCTAAGACGGTAAGATATGATTTATTTTCGCGCGCACGAATAAAGACATAGTACGAAAGCAGAAGAAAAAACATAACGTATGCTTCCTGTAAGCCAAGACGGGATATGGTAACGGGATTTACCGTAACGGCAAATATGCCGGCCGCAAGAAGACCTGCATCATCATCGTATAGGCGTCGCCCGATAAGATACAGAATGTATACCGATGCTATGCCCAGAAGAGCAGACGGAAACCGAAACGCAAAATTACGCTCGCCAAACACGGTTATAAATGCATGCTGTACCCAAAATACGAGCGGCGGATGATCATGGAAAGAAAGCTTTGTCCAGGAAGGTATATCCGGATCAAACCATTCAAGCGGCGTTGTTTGGTCGCCCGCTTCGTCAAAATCCAGAAGCCCCACTGACCGGAATGCGTATCCGACTTCATCCGTAAGAGGGTCTCCGGAACTTATGGCGGTAAGGCGTAAAAATGCCGCCAAAAGAAGAATACTTATAAGAATAAGGGTGTGATATTTTTTTAGCATGATATATATGGTCAACGATAACATGTATGGTAAAGTAATCACATGACACCTGATACCATGCGCCGCATTGATTATTGGGTGGGGATCCCGCTCTGTTTTCTGGTAACGATATGGTATCGTGTCCTTCGGTTTTTGGGGTTAAAAAATCCGCAGTATGACAATAATCCTAAGCGCATACTGTTCATAGAATTAGCGGAAATGGGAAGTACGATTATCGCATATCCGGCAATGCGAAAGGCGCAGGAGTTGTACCCCGATGCAACATTTTATTTTCTTCTATTTAAGCAGAATAAAGCTACGATGCAGGTACTGGATGTGGTAGACGCGGAACATACGCTCATAATAGATGCTTCCGATATAATTTCTTTTATACGCGACACGCTTCGTATTCTTATTATTTGCCGTAAACGGAAGATCGACACGGTTATTAATCTTGAAATGTTTGTCCGCTACAGTACCCTTCTTTCATATTTTTCGGGGGCGCGGAAGCGAGTTGGATTTTTCCGGTATTTTAATGAAGGGATGTATATCGGGAATTTTTTAACACATAAAGTGCCGTATAATAATCACATTCATACAGCACATTCGTACATAGCGCTTGTACGTGCACTTACAGAATCGTCGAGCGATATTCCTTTAAGTAAATTTTCCATAGCGGAGGATGATATTTCTTTACCGGTACGACACCCCGATACAAAAGCAAAGGATCGCGTATGGGAAATTTTAATGGGGATTAATCCGCGTGTTAGTAAAACTGACCGACTTATTGTCATCAATCCAAATGCAAGTAAGTTGGTGAAAATGAGAAAGTGGCCGCTTGAGAATTATGCGGCATTGGCAAAAAAATTATCGGCGGAAAATGGTGTGTTTATTGTTATAACCGGCGTGGAGGAAGAACGGGAAGAAGCGGAATATATTGCAAAAGCTGTGGGGGTGGAGCGCGCCATAAATGTTGCCGGTAAAACATCTCTCACCGAACTCATCGATCTTTTTTCGCTATCACACGCACTTATTACAAATGACTCCGGTCCGGCGCATTTTGCATCTCTTACCGACACTCCTTTATTTGTCTTTTTTGGTCCGGAAACGCCTGCTCTCTATAGGCCACTTTCTCAAAACTGTACCGTGCTATATTCACGGTTTGCTTGTAGTCCCTGCGTATCGGTGCAAAATCAGCGTCGGACACCGTGCACACTTAATGCATGTCTTCAAAGTATTGAAGTAGAGGGGGTATTTCGGAAAGTATTGGAGGGAATATAGAGCCAAAAAACCGTTATTTTATAGGGGTAAAATGACTACTTTCTGAATATGTATAAGGCGCTCTGCTTGTATTGACTTTTATACCCTTTTTGTGTATAATGCTCCCATCGATGAATATGGCGTTTGGAAGAATAGGAGACAGATTTTCTCCTATGTCTGCGAATAGGATTCGGTGTCTATGAACGAAAACAAAACAATTTTACGTAATTGTAGGGGTACGTGTATTACATATAGTAAACAGTCGCAATTCTCGAGAAAGGTACTCGCTGGATTTTTCGGAGTATCCACATTTTTACAAAATATTCTTTTACCTGTTCCGGCACCGGAGGATCTTCAAAAAGAAATAGAAAACGTTGTTGCTTATATTGAATCAAGTACGCCTAAACCCATAGGAGAGCATTACACTATTGTAGAGTCATTTGATTATACGGTAGAGGATGGTGATAATATTCATAGCATTGCGCGTGATCTTAAAAAGGAAAACATATGGGTAACACCAAAGCAGATTATTGAATGGAATAATCTGAATGGACCGCGGTATTATCTGGATCCGGGACGAATTATCAAAATCAATAAACTTTCATGGGACAAGCAGATCGTAGAGGCGTCATGGTACGGACCCGGATTTCAAGGGCGTCCCATGGCAAATACGAAGATTTTTGATCAGAATGATATAGTTGCGGCGCATATGCACTTACCTCTTAATATGAAGGTGCGGGTAACTAATTTGGAAAACGGAAAATCTCTCGTCATTCCCATTACTGATCGTGGTAATTTTGAAAAATATAATCGCGGTATTGATCTTTCAAAGCAGGCGGCCAAGGAACTTGGGTATCAGGGTGCCGGCGTAACACAGGTGCTGATAGAACCGTTGCATACGCTGTAGTATATACGGTAGTATATGTGAAGAGCAGAAAGCTGAAATGGGTTTTTGTGTAAAAACAAAAATCGCTTTCAGCTTTTTTGCTGAAATATAGTTCTTTGAAGGAAAGGAAGTACGGAATGGTGAAGGTCCTTGGGATAATGGCAGTGGTTATTATTGCGTATGTGATGTGTGTCGTAGAGGTTGGTGCGCGCGTGAAGGGTATGTTTATAGCAACAACATACCGACAGCAAAAAATTGCTTCTTGGTACGGTCCGGGCTTTTGGGGGAAGCGTACTGCGTGCGGTAATATTTACACAGGCCGGCAATTAACCGCCGCGCATATGGATTTGGGAGATAAATTTCCGTGTGGAACGCGCATACGCGTAACCAATCTGCGTAATGGAAAAAGTGCCGTTCTTACCATCGACGACACGGGAAACTTTGCTCGATATGGGAGAGTTTTGGACGTTTCCTATGCCGCCGCAAAAAAATTGGGCTTTTTAACTCAAGGAACGGCTCCCGTACAAATTAATGTCCTTCCTTAAACTCTTTTGCCTCTTACATTTTAAGGTAAGGGGTTCTTTTTTTACGTGGACTCTGTGGTATAATAGATGCATGAAATTAAAAGAAGGAAAAAAGGCGCCTGCCATAAAACTTCCCGATCAAAACGGGAACATATGCCGTTTAGCGGATTACAAAGGCGTATGGGTGCTTGTTTATTTCTATCCAAAGGATGATACGCCCGGATGTACCGTGCAGGCGTGCGGAATTAGAGACAATTACGCCGCCTTTAAAAAAGCAAAAATTACAGTTTTTGGTATTAGTAAAGACCCCGTAAAAAAACATAAAAAGTTTGAAGAAAAATATAATCTTCCCTTTACGCTCCTTTCAGATGAAGGATTGACTGTTCTTAAGGCGTATGATGTGTGGGGAACAAAAAAATTCATGGGACGTGAGTATATGGGTATTTCCCGTACGTCATTTCTCATAGACCCGGAAGGCAATATTGCGAAAATATATGAAAATGTAAAACCTAATGAGCATGCGGATATGATCCTTAAAGATGTAAAAATGCTTCGGACATAAATCTTTATTTTTAATTTTCAAAAAACATGGGAATCTTTTTTACCGGTAAAAAGAAAATAACACGCGAAGAATTTCGTGATTCACTAAATGCACTTCGTCACGAGAGACTTAACGATTCGGATATTAATGATCTTAAAAATATTTTTAGCGGTTCTCTTAATGAAAAACATGATGATAAGGGAATTGACGGAGATGAGTTGAAAAAAACCATCGAACTGCTGAAAAAGAATAAGGGAACGCATAATCTCTCAAAAGCACAAATAGAAAAAGCTGAAAAAAATCTCAAAAAGCGTCTGTAACTTACGTGTCGCGTAAGAGTGGTTTTAAATTGCCTTTACGGCTCATTTATAATACAATGTCGCCATGAATATAAAAAAGACAGCCGTACTGATAATCGTTTTTATAGCCATTGCGGTAACGGGTGCGTTGGTATTTAGGTCGGAATATCAACCTATCAATGTTCCAGACGAACCCATAATTAGCGAAGAAGACAAGTACGAAGAACTTACATTTCCGGACAATACCCTTGATACGTCGGATTGGGAGATGTACCGCAATGAAGAATTCGGGTTTGAGATTCGGTATCCGAGAGGGTGGAAGATAAATGCACCTTTGATACACCGTGGTACAGCAGTAAGTAGTTTTTCTGAAAGTGGATATGGGGGCGAATTGCGGTTTTTCCCTGATGGTATTCCAAGTTCCGATTACTTGGTATTTATGCGTGTTCGGAATATTTCGCTCGAAAATCAAATTGAGAATGTAGAAAACAGCGAAATGTTTCCAATGGCTGGTGTAAAAGAATATATAAAAGTGAATAACACTGTTGGTATTGAAACAAAAGATTTTGAAGGCCCAGGATTTTATGTGTATGAAAGGTACATTTTAGAAGGGCAAAATAACATAACTTACGAATTTGGTGAACTTAACGAGCCGAACGCAGATAAATATAAATCAGAAATGGAGCAAATGCTCCTTTCGTTCAAACTCATCAAGTAATCCATAGAAATTACTTATTGCAAAAAAATGATAGTATACTATCATCGCAAGGTCGGTTAATTGGTAACCGACCTTGTTCTTTATGTCGCACGCCTTATTTAGATAGAAGTGCATCACGGAACCATTCGCGCCGAACCGGGAGGTGCTGATAGGGGGAGCGCGTTTATTATCGAACTGCCGTTGGAGGGTATTGAGAAAAATAAAAAAGGTGTTATGGTGTAAAGATTATATTCAAGTACATTTTTGATACTATACATGCACTGGAACAAAAAATATATAATTATACTAATCATAGTCACCATTACTTTAGCGGGGACGCTGTTTTTGAAATCGGAAAACGGGCTTATGCCAGAGGATTCAATGGAAGAACCGGTAAATGGAATAATGCCTAAAGACAGAATGGAGAAACCGCCCGCCACTACCCCGGATAGTACATACGAGGAACTTGCATTTCCGGATAACACGCTTGATACGTCAGATTGGGAGACGTATAAGCCAAGCAGTTTTGATAATAATATCGCATTTGAAATAAGATATCCAAGAAACTGGAAAATCCAATCTCATGGGGAAAAACAGGCCGGACCAAATGCAACTATGGTTCTTTACGATAAGAGAATAGGTCACGGAGCCGATAACGGTATCTACATGGTAGTAGAAATAATACCTATTGAGCAATACGTTAGTGAAAGCACGAAATCTTCAGAATATAGAAAAATTAAGGCAGGTACTGTTTATGGGTACGCGCTTTCCGATGAAGCCCAAAAGAACTTTTCAGCATCAAGTGCATTATCAGATGTAATATTTGGAAACACGAAAGGGAATAGGACGTATACGTTTCGTATAATTGGACCAGATCTGAAAAATCCTTCTGATCCCGATTATTATTTAGATGTTCTAGAACAAATCCTTCTCTCTTTCAAGCTTACTCCGTAGATTCCGGAGGATATTGCAAAGAGGGTATTAATTTAGTAAAATATTACGGTCGGTTAATTGGTAACCGACCTTGTTCTTTCACAACTAGAGGAGGGTAAATGTATGAAGATTAGATTGTTCTTGACTGGCACGGTTTTTATCGGTGCGTTTATTGGATCTGTATACGCAGGATCAATTAATCCTGTAAGTTCTCCGACTGGGACGTTTGATGTACCGCAAGATGAGGATTATTCAGGACCATATTGTAGTCAGAGTGGATTTAAACTGGATTACGATCAGTACCATATGCAATGGAATGGTATTATCAGTAAATACCATATGGGCG is a window encoding:
- a CDS encoding thioredoxin-dependent thiol peroxidase, with the translated sequence MKLKEGKKAPAIKLPDQNGNICRLADYKGVWVLVYFYPKDDTPGCTVQACGIRDNYAAFKKAKITVFGISKDPVKKHKKFEEKYNLPFTLLSDEGLTVLKAYDVWGTKKFMGREYMGISRTSFLIDPEGNIAKIYENVKPNEHADMILKDVKMLRT
- a CDS encoding UDP-diphosphatase, whose protein sequence is MFEAIILGTIQGVTEWLPISSEGITTLVYTALTKNTVPLEEIIRLSLFLHGGTFLAALVYFWKDVRDIILALFWREKTEEIHHLVRFLIIATGVSGSVGLILFSGIKIASDWLQVGGSGITGLIGMFLIITGVLQLTQKKEHSNIRETRDLTMKDALVLGVVQGCAVLPGLSRSGITVAALLFRSYATASALRVSFLMSLPIVLGGNILLNSKEFAITPPLMAGFFVSFFFGFLTINGLLKLAQKINFGYFALGFGVLALLAAFI
- a CDS encoding YbhB/YbcL family Raf kinase inhibitor-like protein — translated: MKLVSSAFEDTTPIPPEYTCDGNNINPPLSIQTAPPGTKSFTLIMSDPDAPGEIWIHWTMWNIPPDTSEIAAGISPKNASIPGTSNIARHAVEGTTSFNTKGYGGPCPPSGTHRYIFRLYALDIPLNIPLTSRVFQIEEAMRGHVLGDASLMGTYSK
- a CDS encoding glycosyltransferase family 9 protein, with the protein product MTPDTMRRIDYWVGIPLCFLVTIWYRVLRFLGLKNPQYDNNPKRILFIELAEMGSTIIAYPAMRKAQELYPDATFYFLLFKQNKATMQVLDVVDAEHTLIIDASDIISFIRDTLRILIICRKRKIDTVINLEMFVRYSTLLSYFSGARKRVGFFRYFNEGMYIGNFLTHKVPYNNHIHTAHSYIALVRALTESSSDIPLSKFSIAEDDISLPVRHPDTKAKDRVWEILMGINPRVSKTDRLIVINPNASKLVKMRKWPLENYAALAKKLSAENGVFIVITGVEEEREEAEYIAKAVGVERAINVAGKTSLTELIDLFSLSHALITNDSGPAHFASLTDTPLFVFFGPETPALYRPLSQNCTVLYSRFACSPCVSVQNQRRTPCTLNACLQSIEVEGVFRKVLEGI
- a CDS encoding leucyl aminopeptidase, whose protein sequence is MMSSLKFAYARKDAPLPKGVVCVRITEKKENILVRSPDTHDVLEIGIGKEGVITRRRLVLAARRIIIFAKSQAISRIAISFSDFLFPQVTISKEEIAELIAVNMEMANFDFVDYKTKPKNGWPWVLSVVVMGDISKSVRAAFVKGSIIGEEVNACRHLANIPGGEMTPKRLAEEAKKAAKGTPIRVTVFDEKEIAQKKMGGIIGVSRGSGEVPRFIIMEYAPPNAKGNPIVYIGKGVTFDTGGLNLKPADGMYEMHMDMSGGAAVMHAVVAAAKLKLKRHVIALIPAVENMPSGSGYRPGDVLISLSGRTIEVLNTDAEGRIILADAITYAKKYNPSLMVDVATLTGASMVALGMRCSALFTTDAQTENMIRKAGEESGDYVWPLPLWDEYDEDIAGTFGDIANTGKNKYGGAITAAKFLHAFAKDVDSPWAHIDIAPRMTSIEGDYLAKGAAGAPVRLLVKLLETY